Genomic window (Sulfurovum sp. NBC37-1):
AATTCATAATAAAAGTTTGAATAAACTTAAAAATGAAGAAGAATATTTAGCTGTATATAATTATATAAATAAATTTGAAGCTAAAATAGATGTGCTTGAGCAAATAAATAATAATATAGAAAGTATTGATAAATTACTTAATATAAAGAATCTTGAGTTAGATAATTTAAATAATGAAAAATCATCCATTGTAGATAAATATACTGTTGAAAATTTAGATAATTTAGATGTCGAAATAAAATTATTAGATGATGAAATATTTAAATTATATTCAAGAAATATTTTAACATATGAATCAATGTATGAGAAATTTTTTAAAGAGAAGATTACCAATATCGATAATGTAAAAAACCATATAAAAGCTAAAGAAATTGAATTGAATACACGACAAACAAGTAATAAGAAAATAGTCAATTCAATTGAAATAATAGAAAAAAACATAGATACTTTATTGAAGTTTATTGAAAATAAAAAGATGAAGCAAGAATTCGAAAAATATGATGAAAAATATAATATTAAAATAAAAGTAGCATCTAAATTAAGCACAGAGAAAAAGAAATTAGAAGAGAAAATCAATAAAGATATAGAAGAATTTTTTCATGAAGATTTAATTAATCAAATTTATGAAAAAATTGATCCACATCCTGACTATAAGAAAGTGAAATTTGAATGCCATTTTGAGAATGGGGTTGGGAAATTGAATGTTTTTGTTGATAATGATAATGGTACTAAGCATATATCACCAGCACTTTATTATAGTACAGCACAGCTCAATGTATTAAGTTTGAGTATTTTTTTAGCAAAAGCGTTACAAACAAAAGATGAGAATGGAAATAATGTAGATTGTATTTTCATTGATGACCCTATTCAATCAATGGACAGTATTAATATACTTGCAACGATAGATTTATTAAGAAGCTTTATTGCAAACCATAATAAACAGATTATTCTTTCGACACATGATGAAAATTTCTATTATTTATTAAAAAAGAAAATACCTACAGAGTATTTTGATTCTAGGTTTATTGAACTAGAAACATATGGAAAAGTTAAAAGGTAATGACTTTCTCAAAATCCCTCTACACCCGAGCCATCCAATGCCCCAAATCCCTATGGCTCAAAAAATACAAACCTGAGGTCCTCACCCCTCCCGATGCAGCTGCCCAGGCAGTATTTAAAACAGGCAATGAGGTAGGGGAGTTGGCTTGTCAGCTTTTCCCACTTGGGGAAAAAGTACCGTTTACCAGAGACTATGATGAGATGATGGCTACTACGCAAAAGTGGCTGGATGAGGATGTAAAAAACATTTATGAGGCTACTTTCTCTTATGATGGTATTTTGGTCATGGTGGACATTTTACAAGTAGATGAAGATGGCATTTCACTCTATGAAGTGAAGAGTTCTACTTCTGTCAAAGATATCTATCTGCAAGATGTCTCCATACAGTACTATGTGCTGAAAAATCTTGGGCTTAGCATCAAAAGTGCCAATGTTGTGCATATAGATAATACCTACGTCAGAGGCGATGAACTGGAGTTGGAGAAACTTTTTTCTGTGGTGGATGTGACGGAGCAGGTATTGGCGTTGCAGGAGAGCATTCCTAAAAATCTTGAAGCGTTTGAGAATTACTTGAAAGACAGAGAGAACGAACCGGACATTGACATAGGAAAGCATTGTAATAAGCCCTATGAATGTGATGCCAGGGAGTATTGCTGGAGAGTGCAGAGGAATATCCCTGAGTATTCGATCTTTAACATCTTCAATCTCGGCAGCAAAAAGCAGAAAGCACTCTATGAAAGAGGTATCGTAGACATAGCCGACATCCCCGATGACTTTGAGATGACCGCCCAACAGCGCCAAGCTGTTGAAAACTACAAAGCCCGGAGCACCCATATAGACAAAGATGCCATACAAGCTTTTCTCGATACCTTGACCTATCCCATCTACCATCTGGACTTCGAAACCTTTCAGCAAGCCATACCCCAATGGAAAGGCATCAGCCCG
Coding sequences:
- a CDS encoding DUF2779 domain-containing protein; the protein is MTFSKSLYTRAIQCPKSLWLKKYKPEVLTPPDAAAQAVFKTGNEVGELACQLFPLGEKVPFTRDYDEMMATTQKWLDEDVKNIYEATFSYDGILVMVDILQVDEDGISLYEVKSSTSVKDIYLQDVSIQYYVLKNLGLSIKSANVVHIDNTYVRGDELELEKLFSVVDVTEQVLALQESIPKNLEAFENYLKDRENEPDIDIGKHCNKPYECDAREYCWRVQRNIPEYSIFNIFNLGSKKQKALYERGIVDIADIPDDFEMTAQQRQAVENYKARSTHIDKDAIQAFLDTLTYPIYHLDFETFQQAIPQWKGISPFMQIPFQYSLHIEHEDGRLEHREFLAQDGTDPRAALAQKLCEDIPRDVTVLAYNMSFEKGVIKKLAQEYEALSEHLMAIHGNTKDLMTPFQQKHYVTPEMNGSYSIKYVLPALVPEMADAYKMLDGVQNGGEAMNAFANLGKLEEGEKEKMRNALLEYCKLDTLAMVKVLEKLREVTGD